One window from the genome of Streptomyces sp. WZ-12 encodes:
- a CDS encoding LutB/LldF family L-lactate oxidation iron-sulfur protein: MSKTFMGWPTFPKAAETATADEQLRANVRRATHTIRTKRAALVEERPDWQDLRDTAAALKDDVLAHLDTYLEQIEEKVTAAGGTVHWAADADEANRIVTGLVRDTGESEIVKVKSMLTEEIGLDGALEAAGISARETDLAATIVQLGDDLPSHVVVPALHRNRSEIRDIFAREMGKHGRPAPEDLTDEPEELAEAARLHMREKFLKAKVAVSGANFMVAETGTLCIVESEGNGRMCLTLADTLISVVGIEKTVPTWQDLEVYLQLLARSATGERMAPYTSTWTGVTDGDGPRAFHLVLVDNGRTRALADPVGRQALRCIRCGACMNICPVYERTGGQTYGSVYPGPIGAILNPLLKGADDPQTASLPYASSLCGACNEVCPVKIRFTDVLLKLRHDVAEGDAKVKHRAEKVALKAVEGVMDRGPLWNAAVKAAGTAGRLLPKDMNLPGPLHGWTDSRALPDIPKESFRSWWKRTEGGTK; this comes from the coding sequence TTGAGCAAGACCTTCATGGGCTGGCCCACCTTCCCCAAGGCCGCCGAGACCGCCACCGCCGACGAACAGTTGCGCGCGAACGTGCGCCGCGCCACCCACACCATCCGCACCAAACGCGCCGCACTGGTCGAAGAGCGCCCGGACTGGCAGGACTTGCGGGACACCGCGGCCGCGCTCAAGGACGACGTGCTCGCCCACCTCGACACGTACCTGGAGCAGATCGAGGAGAAGGTCACCGCGGCCGGCGGGACCGTCCACTGGGCCGCCGACGCCGACGAGGCCAACCGCATCGTCACCGGCCTCGTCCGGGACACCGGCGAGAGTGAGATCGTCAAGGTCAAGTCGATGCTGACGGAGGAGATCGGGCTCGACGGCGCGCTGGAGGCGGCCGGGATCAGCGCCCGTGAGACCGACCTCGCCGCGACCATCGTGCAACTCGGCGACGACCTGCCGTCCCACGTCGTGGTCCCGGCGCTGCACCGCAACCGCAGCGAGATCCGCGACATCTTCGCGCGCGAGATGGGGAAGCACGGCCGACCCGCCCCCGAGGACCTCACCGACGAACCCGAGGAACTCGCCGAGGCCGCCCGGCTGCACATGCGCGAGAAGTTCCTCAAGGCCAAGGTCGCCGTCTCCGGCGCGAACTTCATGGTCGCCGAGACCGGCACCCTGTGCATCGTCGAATCCGAGGGCAACGGCCGGATGTGCCTCACCCTCGCCGACACCCTGATCTCCGTCGTCGGCATCGAGAAGACCGTCCCCACCTGGCAGGACCTGGAGGTCTACCTCCAACTCCTGGCCCGCAGCGCCACCGGCGAGCGGATGGCCCCCTACACCAGCACCTGGACCGGCGTCACCGACGGCGACGGCCCGCGCGCCTTCCACCTGGTGCTCGTCGACAACGGCCGCACCCGCGCGCTCGCCGACCCGGTCGGCCGCCAGGCGCTGCGCTGCATCCGCTGCGGCGCCTGCATGAACATCTGCCCCGTCTACGAGCGCACCGGCGGCCAAACCTACGGCTCGGTGTACCCGGGTCCGATCGGCGCGATCCTCAACCCCCTGCTCAAGGGCGCGGACGACCCGCAGACCGCCTCCCTCCCGTACGCCTCCTCGCTGTGCGGCGCCTGCAACGAGGTCTGCCCGGTCAAGATCCGGTTCACCGACGTCCTCCTCAAGCTGCGCCACGACGTCGCCGAGGGCGATGCCAAGGTCAAGCACCGCGCGGAGAAGGTCGCCCTGAAGGCCGTCGAGGGCGTCATGGACCGCGGCCCGCTGTGGAACGCCGCCGTCAAGGCCGCGGGCACCGCGGGCCGCCTGCTGCCCAAGGACATGAACCTGCCCGGACCGCTGCACGGTTGGACCGACAGCCGCGCCCTGCCCGACATCCCCAAGGAGTCCTTCCGCAGTTGGTGGAAGCGGACCGAAGGAGGCACCAAGTGA
- a CDS encoding RidA family protein: MTERRRAILSGSTFEERIGYARAVVDGDWVHVSGTTGFDYTTMTISGDVVTQAEQCLRNIEAALTEAGGTLADVVRVRYLLPEREDFEPCWPVLRRHFGPVQPAATMQVCGLADPRMKIEIEVTARRSAA; encoded by the coding sequence ATGACAGAGCGACGACGTGCGATCCTCAGCGGCTCGACCTTCGAGGAACGGATCGGCTACGCCCGCGCCGTGGTCGACGGAGACTGGGTGCACGTGTCCGGGACGACCGGCTTCGACTACACCACGATGACCATCTCCGGCGACGTGGTGACGCAGGCCGAGCAGTGCCTGCGCAACATCGAGGCCGCACTGACGGAGGCCGGCGGCACCCTCGCCGACGTGGTGCGGGTGCGCTACCTGCTCCCCGAACGCGAGGACTTCGAGCCCTGCTGGCCGGTGCTCCGCCGCCACTTCGGCCCGGTGCAGCCGGCCGCCACGATGCAGGTGTGCGGCCTCGCCGACCCCCGCATGAAGATCGAGATCGAGGTGACCGCGCGCCGAAGTGCCGCCTGA
- a CDS encoding IS5 family transposase — MLVYPSALDLSTSHLRFLTAQLAAHRAGRGTRWRRLPAGRQALLVLAHLRCGHTYAQLAAGFKVGLSTVYRYVAEAVELLAALAPELAAAVKAAQGKAFVILDGTLLPIDRIAADRPFYSGKHRKHGMNVQVLTDPHGRLLWASPALPGAVHDIKAARTHGIINALSDADLACWADKGYQGAGGSVRVPFRGRHNNLSAGQQAVNVAHARIRALGEQAMATLKTWRLLRKLRCSTTRITGVVQAVLTLHLNCSK, encoded by the coding sequence GTGCTTGTCTACCCGTCCGCGCTCGACCTGTCCACTTCCCACCTGCGGTTTCTGACGGCTCAACTGGCTGCACACCGGGCCGGGCGGGGTACGCGCTGGCGCCGGCTGCCCGCTGGCCGACAGGCCCTGCTGGTGTTGGCGCACCTGCGCTGTGGGCACACGTATGCGCAGCTCGCAGCCGGGTTCAAGGTTGGTCTCAGCACCGTCTACCGATATGTCGCCGAAGCCGTGGAACTGCTGGCCGCCCTGGCGCCGGAGCTCGCGGCGGCGGTGAAGGCGGCACAGGGCAAGGCGTTCGTCATCTTGGACGGGACCCTGCTGCCGATCGACCGGATCGCCGCCGACCGACCCTTCTATTCGGGCAAGCATCGCAAGCACGGGATGAACGTGCAGGTCCTCACCGACCCGCACGGCCGACTGTTGTGGGCATCGCCCGCCCTGCCCGGCGCCGTCCACGACATCAAGGCCGCCCGCACTCACGGCATCATCAACGCCCTGTCTGATGCCGACCTGGCCTGCTGGGCGGACAAGGGATACCAGGGCGCCGGCGGGAGTGTCCGGGTGCCCTTCCGCGGCCGGCACAACAACCTCTCCGCAGGTCAGCAAGCTGTTAACGTCGCACATGCGCGCATTCGGGCTCTCGGAGAGCAGGCGATGGCCACGCTCAAAACGTGGCGCCTCCTGCGCAAACTCCGCTGCAGCACCACCCGCATCACCGGCGTCGTTCAAGCAGTGCTGACGCTTCACCTGAACTGCTCAAAGTGA
- a CDS encoding GNAT family N-acetyltransferase — MFTICLGDDGAELRRLEPWHAEEFLAHINRGREHIGQHIGMPDAVTDLVTSHSYLQAYAEKAAADAGRIYGIWTEGKLVGGVLFRTMDVMLGTAEAGCWLEPSAVGKGLVTRAARVIIDWAVEERGIHRVEWVVATANEASIAVARRLGMTKEGVLREVYPYRGKRHDMEVWSVLAPEWRAGKQAR, encoded by the coding sequence ATGTTCACGATTTGCCTGGGTGACGACGGCGCGGAGTTGCGTCGGCTGGAACCGTGGCACGCCGAGGAGTTCCTGGCCCACATAAATCGGGGCCGGGAGCACATCGGTCAGCACATCGGGATGCCGGATGCGGTCACGGACCTCGTCACGAGCCACTCGTACCTCCAGGCGTACGCCGAGAAGGCAGCGGCCGACGCGGGGCGGATCTACGGCATCTGGACCGAGGGCAAGTTGGTGGGCGGCGTCCTGTTCCGGACGATGGACGTCATGCTGGGCACCGCCGAGGCGGGCTGTTGGCTGGAGCCGTCGGCGGTCGGCAAGGGGCTGGTGACCAGGGCCGCCCGCGTGATCATCGACTGGGCCGTCGAGGAGCGGGGCATCCACCGCGTGGAGTGGGTGGTCGCGACGGCGAACGAGGCCAGTATCGCCGTGGCGCGACGCCTGGGGATGACCAAGGAGGGCGTGCTGCGGGAGGTCTACCCGTACCGGGGCAAGCGGCACGACATGGAGGTCTGGTCGGTGCTCGCGCCCGAGTGGCGGGCGGGCAAGCAGGCACGTTGA
- a CDS encoding GntR family transcriptional regulator — MTPSKPTADRAYTHVRERLLDGRYPGGELLSERGVATELGLSNTPVREAFLRLQAEGFLRLYPKRGALVVPVTPGEAHAVLQARLLMELFALDALAARGPEAMRAAAEALPQAGDDASPKRALDVARAFHTQLVQAGGNPVLARLYETLWDQQIRIAAASTAGPGHAADDLGEHTAITEAIRRGDGPTARELLTRHVSAVLQRIGLAGGSALLPPVA, encoded by the coding sequence ATGACACCGTCGAAGCCGACCGCCGACCGCGCATACACCCACGTCAGGGAGCGTCTCCTGGACGGCCGCTACCCGGGCGGCGAGTTGCTCTCCGAACGCGGCGTCGCCACCGAGCTGGGCCTGTCCAACACCCCCGTGCGCGAGGCGTTCCTGCGATTGCAGGCCGAGGGGTTCCTGCGCCTCTACCCCAAGCGCGGCGCGCTGGTCGTCCCCGTGACGCCCGGCGAGGCGCACGCCGTCCTCCAGGCACGGCTGCTGATGGAGCTCTTCGCGCTGGACGCGCTGGCGGCGCGCGGGCCGGAGGCGATGCGCGCGGCCGCCGAGGCACTGCCGCAGGCCGGGGACGACGCCTCGCCCAAGCGGGCGCTGGACGTCGCCCGCGCCTTCCACACCCAGCTCGTGCAGGCCGGCGGCAACCCCGTCCTGGCCCGGCTCTACGAGACCCTCTGGGACCAGCAGATCCGCATCGCGGCCGCCTCGACCGCGGGCCCCGGCCACGCCGCCGACGACCTCGGCGAGCACACCGCCATCACCGAGGCCATCCGCCGGGGCGACGGCCCCACCGCCCGCGAGCTGCTCACCCGCCACGTCTCGGCGGTCCTCCAACGCATCGGCCTCGCGGGCGGCTCGGCCCTGCTGCCCCCTGTGGCGTGA
- a CDS encoding GmrSD restriction endonuclease domain-containing protein gives MTAAPALADPPAPPSTSTIRAELAALKVAAPHSMDGYARDKFSIWAKQPDGCTTRQEVLARDGKDVQDKPGSCQPSSGSWYSAYDDATVTNVAQATIDHMVPLAEAWRSGADGWTADQRKAFGNDLKDPQLLIASESSNSSKSDSGPADWKPTNHAFWCTYAKDYTHIKSIWKLTTTDAEKKAVSSMLDTCTN, from the coding sequence GTGACCGCCGCTCCGGCGCTGGCTGATCCGCCGGCCCCGCCGTCGACGTCGACGATCCGCGCAGAATTGGCCGCCCTGAAGGTGGCCGCCCCGCACTCCATGGACGGCTACGCCCGCGACAAGTTCTCCATATGGGCCAAGCAGCCCGACGGCTGCACCACCCGCCAAGAGGTCCTCGCCCGCGACGGCAAGGACGTCCAGGACAAGCCCGGTAGCTGCCAGCCGTCGAGCGGCTCGTGGTACTCCGCGTACGACGACGCCACCGTCACCAACGTCGCCCAGGCCACCATCGACCACATGGTCCCGCTCGCCGAAGCCTGGCGCTCCGGCGCCGACGGCTGGACCGCCGACCAACGCAAGGCGTTCGGCAACGACTTGAAGGACCCCCAGCTACTGATTGCCTCGGAGTCCTCCAACAGCTCCAAGAGCGACAGCGGTCCGGCTGACTGGAAGCCGACCAACCACGCCTTCTGGTGCACCTACGCCAAGGACTACACCCACATCAAGTCGATCTGGAAGCTCACCACGACCGACGCCGAGAAGAAGGCCGTGTCCTCCATGCTCGACACCTGCACCAACTGA
- a CDS encoding S1 family peptidase → MAAALVTAGPAQDLFRSRTVLGNVVAAALVTAGPAQAMSGGTQMPRPGAAPWLATLAMKGDAPLLDRASCGGALIAPDRVLTAAHCLDGADFRRAEVHIGSAVLSRDPGVVRGIRGITLHPKYRLLPSPVDPGSPELSSAAYDIAEIRLSSPVPGVTPLTLAQHRPTPGTRASIFSHGTTAAPDPSRPEREIRGDVMRRGDLTIRTHAQCAAQTPAVVDEASAFCARDIPDGRTTMCFGDSGSPLVVRGRRGPELAGVFSFAGETAGKVCGQPADAAFADVPALAGDLG, encoded by the coding sequence GTGGCTGCGGCCCTGGTCACGGCCGGCCCGGCGCAGGACCTCTTCCGCTCCCGCACCGTCCTCGGCAACGTCGTGGCCGCGGCCCTGGTCACGGCCGGCCCGGCGCAGGCCATGTCGGGTGGCACGCAGATGCCGCGGCCAGGCGCGGCACCGTGGTTGGCGACGCTGGCGATGAAGGGCGATGCCCCCTTGTTGGATCGCGCCTCCTGCGGCGGGGCGCTCATCGCCCCGGATCGGGTGCTCACCGCCGCGCACTGCCTTGACGGCGCGGATTTCCGGCGAGCGGAGGTGCACATCGGCTCCGCCGTGCTGTCGCGCGATCCGGGCGTCGTTCGGGGCATCCGGGGCATCACCTTGCATCCCAAGTACCGGCTCCTGCCCTCTCCCGTCGATCCCGGTTCCCCGGAACTCTCCTCGGCGGCCTACGACATCGCGGAAATACGGCTGAGCAGCCCGGTGCCCGGCGTCACACCGCTCACCCTCGCCCAGCATCGGCCGACCCCAGGCACACGCGCATCGATCTTCAGTCACGGCACGACGGCCGCGCCGGACCCGAGCCGACCGGAGCGGGAGATCCGCGGCGACGTGATGCGCCGCGGCGATCTCACCATCCGCACTCACGCCCAGTGCGCCGCCCAGACCCCGGCGGTCGTGGACGAGGCATCGGCCTTCTGCGCCCGTGACATACCCGACGGCCGCACGACGATGTGCTTCGGGGACAGCGGAAGCCCGCTGGTCGTCCGGGGGCGGCGAGGCCCGGAGTTGGCCGGAGTGTTCAGCTTCGCGGGCGAGACGGCCGGGAAGGTGTGCGGACAGCCGGCCGACGCCGCGTTCGCCGACGTTCCGGCACTCGCTGGCGATCTTGGGTAA
- a CDS encoding LutC/YkgG family protein: MSSRETVLRRIRQATADLPRDPTPTPRSYLRHAPTVAPGDQDGVLALLIERLTEYGAEVRRVADADLSVAVAHALAAARSAVAPAGLPDAWLAQWYGLVRRDAPPLTPAELDATDAVVTTCAAAIAESGTLVLDGGPGQGRRAPTLLPDLHVCVVRESQVHSAMPEAIGRLDASRPLTWISGPSATADIEMIRVQGVHGPRRLTVLLVP, encoded by the coding sequence GTGAGCTCGCGCGAGACCGTATTGCGCCGTATCCGCCAGGCCACCGCCGACCTGCCCCGAGACCCCACCCCCACCCCCCGCTCCTATCTGCGCCACGCTCCCACGGTGGCGCCCGGGGACCAGGACGGCGTCCTCGCGCTGCTGATCGAGCGGCTCACGGAATACGGGGCGGAGGTGCGCCGCGTCGCCGACGCGGACCTGTCGGTGGCCGTGGCCCACGCCCTGGCGGCGGCGCGCTCCGCCGTCGCCCCCGCCGGACTGCCCGACGCCTGGCTCGCCCAGTGGTACGGCCTCGTCCGCCGCGACGCCCCACCCCTCACACCCGCCGAACTCGACGCCACCGACGCGGTGGTGACCACCTGCGCGGCCGCCATCGCCGAGTCCGGCACCCTCGTCCTGGACGGCGGCCCCGGGCAGGGCAGGCGCGCCCCCACCCTGCTGCCCGACCTCCACGTCTGCGTCGTCCGCGAGTCCCAGGTGCACTCCGCGATGCCCGAGGCGATCGGTCGCCTCGACGCGTCCCGCCCCCTGACCTGGATCAGCGGCCCCTCCGCCACCGCCGACATCGAGATGATCCGGGTCCAAGGCGTCCATGGTCCACGGCGGTTGACGGTGCTCCTCGTGCCGTGA
- a CDS encoding TetR/AcrR family transcriptional regulator, with product MSRWEPNTRGRLEQAALDLYNEHGYEQTTVAEIAKRAGLTERTFFRHFADKREVLFANAGSLQDLFVHAVAEAPDTAAPIDAMAGALDAVAAQFRGRRDGVLRRQAVIVANPELQERELIKLASLSAALADTLRQRGVKDPTASLTAETGMAVFKVAFERWIGEGEDREFPDLIRELLEELKAVTAGGA from the coding sequence ATGAGTCGATGGGAGCCCAACACACGCGGCAGGCTTGAACAGGCGGCATTGGATCTCTACAACGAGCACGGTTACGAACAGACCACCGTGGCGGAGATCGCCAAGCGCGCGGGACTGACGGAGCGGACGTTCTTCCGGCACTTCGCCGACAAGCGCGAGGTCCTGTTCGCCAACGCCGGCTCCCTGCAAGACCTCTTCGTGCACGCCGTCGCCGAAGCGCCCGACACCGCGGCGCCGATCGACGCGATGGCCGGGGCCCTCGATGCCGTCGCCGCACAGTTCCGAGGACGACGGGACGGGGTCCTGCGGCGACAGGCCGTCATCGTCGCCAACCCGGAGCTCCAGGAACGCGAGCTGATCAAACTGGCCTCGTTGTCCGCCGCCCTCGCCGACACCCTGCGCCAGCGCGGCGTCAAGGACCCCACCGCCAGCCTGACCGCGGAAACGGGAATGGCCGTCTTCAAGGTCGCCTTCGAGCGCTGGATCGGCGAAGGCGAGGACCGGGAATTTCCGGACCTCATCCGGGAGTTGCTCGAAGAACTCAAAGCAGTGACGGCGGGCGGCGCCTAG
- a CDS encoding (Fe-S)-binding protein, whose product MPTALFVTCLNDTLYPGTGQAAVTLLRRLGVAVDFPQQQSCCGQMHYNTGYRKETAKLARHFVEVFGEYDEIVVPSASCGGLPSEAYESAAEAAGDAGLLRDVREIAPRVHELTQYLTDTLGVEDVGAHFPHRVTYHPTCHSLRARGLGDRPYRLLRAVGGIDFVELPAQEECCGFGGTFSVKNGAVSGAMNGDKARHVLETGAHVLAAVDNSCLMNIGGRLTKDGHAVRTMHLVEILARTEADGPLADVPVARNGALR is encoded by the coding sequence ATGCCCACCGCCCTCTTCGTGACCTGTCTCAATGACACGCTCTATCCAGGCACCGGCCAGGCGGCCGTGACCCTCCTGCGGCGGCTCGGCGTGGCGGTGGACTTCCCCCAACAGCAGAGCTGTTGCGGGCAGATGCACTACAACACCGGCTACCGCAAGGAGACCGCGAAGCTGGCCCGCCACTTCGTGGAGGTCTTCGGCGAGTACGACGAGATCGTCGTGCCCTCCGCCTCCTGCGGCGGGCTCCCCTCCGAGGCGTACGAGAGCGCGGCCGAGGCCGCCGGGGACGCCGGACTGCTCCGCGACGTGCGCGAAATCGCCCCGCGCGTCCACGAGTTGACGCAGTACCTCACCGACACCCTCGGCGTGGAGGACGTGGGCGCCCACTTCCCGCACCGCGTCACCTACCACCCCACCTGCCACAGCCTGCGGGCGAGGGGACTGGGCGACCGCCCGTACCGCCTGCTGCGTGCCGTCGGGGGCATCGACTTCGTCGAACTGCCCGCACAGGAGGAGTGCTGCGGGTTCGGCGGCACCTTCTCGGTCAAGAACGGGGCCGTCTCCGGGGCTATGAACGGCGACAAGGCCCGGCACGTGCTGGAGACCGGGGCCCACGTCCTGGCCGCGGTCGACAACTCGTGCCTGATGAACATCGGCGGCCGGCTCACCAAGGACGGCCACGCCGTCCGCACCATGCACCTGGTCGAGATCCTGGCCCGCACCGAGGCCGACGGTCCGCTCGCGGACGTCCCGGTCGCGCGGAACGGAGCACTGCGTTGA
- a CDS encoding SDR family oxidoreductase, producing the protein MRVFVTGASGFIGSAVVPELIGAGHQVVGLARSDASAEALSAAGAAVHRGSLEDLDSLRAGAAAADGVIHLAFIHDFSQHENAARIDLRAIEAIGAVLEGSDRPLVIASGTVGLPSGRVATEEDFPVPGSVASARGAAAQTTLSLAERGVRSSVLRLPPSVHDEGDHGFIPALIGIAREKGVSGYIGDGSNRWCTVHRRDAARLFRLAVEQAPAGSVLHGIAEEGVPVRTIAELIGRHLDIPTASVAPDDAERHFGWLGRFLTADVPTSSDKTRTLLGWQPTHPELIADLEKGHYFRTNHPSPQ; encoded by the coding sequence ATGCGTGTATTTGTCACCGGCGCTTCCGGCTTCATCGGTTCCGCCGTCGTTCCCGAGCTCATCGGCGCGGGCCACCAGGTCGTCGGGCTCGCGCGTTCGGACGCCTCGGCCGAAGCGTTGAGCGCCGCCGGCGCCGCGGTGCACCGCGGCTCCCTTGAGGATCTCGACAGCCTGCGCGCGGGCGCCGCGGCGGCCGACGGAGTCATCCATCTCGCCTTCATCCACGATTTCTCGCAGCACGAGAACGCCGCGCGCATCGACCTGCGCGCCATCGAGGCGATCGGCGCCGTACTGGAAGGGTCGGACCGACCGCTGGTCATCGCCTCCGGAACGGTCGGCTTGCCCTCGGGGCGCGTGGCGACCGAAGAGGACTTTCCCGTACCGGGTTCCGTCGCGTCGGCACGAGGGGCCGCGGCGCAGACCACCCTCTCCCTCGCCGAGCGCGGTGTCCGCTCCTCGGTGCTACGCCTTCCCCCGTCGGTCCACGACGAGGGGGATCACGGCTTCATCCCGGCACTGATCGGCATCGCCCGCGAAAAGGGTGTCTCCGGGTACATCGGGGACGGCTCCAACCGCTGGTGCACCGTCCACCGACGCGACGCCGCGCGCCTGTTCCGTCTTGCGGTGGAGCAGGCACCGGCGGGGTCGGTGCTGCACGGGATCGCAGAGGAGGGCGTGCCGGTCCGCACGATCGCCGAGCTCATCGGTCGACATCTCGACATCCCGACGGCCTCCGTGGCCCCCGACGACGCGGAACGGCACTTCGGCTGGCTGGGGAGGTTCCTCACGGCCGACGTGCCAACGTCGAGCGACAAGACCCGCACGCTCCTGGGATGGCAGCCGACTCACCCCGAGCTGATAGCCGACCTCGAAAAGGGCCACTACTTCCGGACCAACCACCCCTCTCCGCAGTAG
- a CDS encoding nucleotidyltransferase domain-containing protein: protein MTHRAERPEADRSAPSPQRAAEVREIADRVTHWAAARPDIVGLLLVGSYARNAARTDSDVDIVLLTTDRSRYAEDTWADGLALGELVRTRAWGPLNERRHALASGLEVEVNIGPPDWARTDPVDPGTRRVVTAGARPLHDPAGLLDALIRACRP from the coding sequence GTGACTCACCGCGCCGAACGACCAGAGGCCGACCGGAGCGCGCCCTCCCCACAACGTGCCGCCGAAGTGCGGGAGATCGCCGACCGCGTCACGCACTGGGCCGCGGCCCGACCCGACATCGTCGGCCTGCTCCTCGTCGGGTCGTACGCCCGCAACGCCGCGCGTACCGACTCCGACGTCGACATCGTCCTGCTCACGACGGATCGGTCGCGATACGCCGAGGACACCTGGGCCGACGGGCTCGCCCTCGGGGAGTTGGTGCGGACCCGGGCCTGGGGGCCCCTCAACGAACGGCGCCATGCACTGGCCTCCGGACTGGAAGTCGAGGTCAACATCGGTCCTCCCGACTGGGCGCGGACCGACCCGGTCGACCCCGGCACGCGCCGCGTCGTCACCGCCGGCGCCCGCCCCTTGCACGACCCGGCGGGGCTGCTGGACGCCCTGATCCGGGCCTGTCGACCATGA
- a CDS encoding glutamate decarboxylase, with amino-acid sequence MLDRLSSLPSAAALGELSGGRLAKEPMSAAEAGRAVRDELRPDVDPQLNMATFITTWMEPEADALMAEYANRNTVDGVKPLRTAELSRRCIAALADLWHAPDADAAPGVATGGSSEACMLAGLAMLMQWRARRGTRGARPNLVMGTAVHVCWTKFCAYWDVEARKVPLEGDRFVIDPQAAADLCDENTIGVVTVLGTTFDGAYEPVREVCEALDVREERDGIAVPVHVDAASGGMVAPFLEPQLLWDFRLPRVMSINTSGHKYGLVYPGLGWLVWRDAAAVPAALGFEVDYTGGAMASQTLTFTQPAAQIAVQYYQFLRLGQEGYREIMQHCRALAGLLADGIDELDGLRAVTRGTQLPVVAFTTRDDAPFTVAEVTDQLSRRGWLVPAYTLPPNRTDLTVARLVIRRDFSPALARRLTADLADAVTALRGGRPGR; translated from the coding sequence GTGCTTGATCGTCTGTCGTCGCTCCCCTCTGCTGCCGCGCTGGGAGAGCTCTCGGGCGGCCGTCTGGCGAAGGAGCCGATGTCGGCAGCCGAAGCCGGTCGTGCGGTGCGGGACGAGCTACGGCCGGACGTGGACCCGCAGTTGAACATGGCGACGTTCATCACCACGTGGATGGAGCCGGAGGCCGACGCGTTGATGGCCGAGTACGCCAACCGCAACACCGTCGATGGGGTGAAGCCGCTGCGCACGGCCGAGTTGTCACGGCGCTGCATCGCCGCGCTCGCCGACCTGTGGCACGCGCCCGATGCGGACGCGGCACCCGGCGTGGCGACCGGTGGGTCCAGCGAGGCGTGCATGCTGGCGGGCCTGGCGATGCTGATGCAGTGGCGGGCCCGCCGTGGCACGCGAGGCGCCCGGCCGAACCTGGTGATGGGGACCGCGGTCCATGTCTGCTGGACGAAGTTCTGCGCCTACTGGGACGTGGAGGCCCGGAAGGTGCCGCTGGAGGGCGACCGGTTCGTCATCGACCCGCAGGCCGCGGCGGACCTCTGCGACGAGAACACCATCGGCGTCGTCACCGTGCTCGGCACCACCTTCGACGGCGCCTACGAACCGGTGCGGGAGGTGTGCGAGGCACTGGACGTGCGGGAAGAGCGGGACGGCATCGCGGTGCCGGTGCACGTGGACGCGGCCTCCGGCGGCATGGTGGCGCCGTTCCTGGAACCGCAGTTGCTGTGGGACTTCCGGCTGCCCCGAGTGATGTCGATCAACACCTCCGGCCACAAGTACGGGCTGGTCTACCCGGGGCTGGGCTGGCTGGTCTGGCGCGACGCCGCGGCCGTCCCCGCGGCGCTGGGCTTCGAGGTCGACTACACCGGCGGGGCCATGGCCAGCCAGACCCTCACCTTCACCCAGCCCGCGGCCCAAATCGCCGTGCAGTACTACCAGTTCCTGCGGCTGGGCCAGGAGGGCTACCGCGAGATCATGCAGCACTGCCGCGCTCTCGCGGGCCTCCTTGCCGACGGCATCGACGAACTCGACGGCCTGCGCGCGGTCACCCGCGGCACCCAACTGCCGGTGGTCGCCTTCACCACGCGGGACGACGCCCCGTTCACCGTGGCGGAGGTCACCGACCAACTGAGCCGACGCGGCTGGCTCGTTCCCGCCTACACCCTGCCGCCGAACCGCACTGACCTCACCGTCGCCCGCCTGGTCATCCGCCGCGACTTCTCGCCCGCCCTGGCCAGGCGTCTCACCGCCGACCTGGCTGACGCCGTGACGGCCCTGCGCGGCGGACGACCCGGCCGTTGA